In the genome of Brachypodium distachyon strain Bd21 chromosome 3, Brachypodium_distachyon_v3.0, whole genome shotgun sequence, the window CTGCTTCTTGGATCTAAGACTGAGATAAATAAGTGCGTTTGCATTTTGTATGATGTATGTACACCGAACCTGCAAGGCTCCCTGTCAACATTCTCGGACTTTACATGCCAAAAGAACCACTTGTGTTTCTGTGGGCTCCCTGGAGTGTGGTTTGCTAAAAGCAGAATGCGCAAAGCAGGTATTTCCAAGGGTTACGATAGACTTGTTGAAAtatcttcttccttttggCCGTAACTGAAGGTTACCTGCTTTTGGCAAATGAAAAATCACACGAAATTGGAGCAATTCAGAAAGACACAGCACGCAAGAGAACAACTGGGAGTCTCAGGCAACAATCATTTAGTCTCAAATGTGGTGCTACCTCTCTGCAATTGACTCTTAACTACTTATTCACAGGGATTCTATTTTCTTGTGTAGATCAGCAATGTGTGTTAGATCAATAGCTAAACTGGAGCACATAGTAACATATGAAATGACAGttccagaaaaaagaaaaactaagacCCCCTGGCAACTATCATTTAGTCTCAAATCAGGTGCTACCTCTCTGCAATTGACTCTAAACTACTTATTTACAGGGATTCTATTATTCTTATGTAGACCAGCAATGTGTATTAGATCAATAGCAAAACTGGAGCACATAGTAACATATGAAATAACATTCCCAGAAAAGGAtctattatatattaaaagtACATGACGGAGCAACCACAAAAAAGATAGAGAGGCTAGAAAATCccacaaaaaagcaaaatttcTGACCATCCATTTAGAGGGTCAACCGATCTTAGCCGATAGATCAGGTAAAGAACCTACCAACATTAAAGATGAAAGAAATTACCCACCTCTGCCCTAACTAAATTTCCCCAGACCTCTCTGATTTCCCATGTCGCTCACATGCAGGCTCCCCTCCTTGGCCGCCTGCCATCACCTGGCCGCTGCCCGTCCCCTATCCATGCCCAGGCCCTCCCAGGCTCCCTCTCTGATGCGCCTGATGTGATGTGCTACGCgtgggcgccggcgcgccgccaAGGACACCTTGTGAGCATTCACCAAGCTCTACTTTTGGTGCCGACCTCGTCATGCAGCCACTGCGACCATAAACAGTTTGTTTTCTACTACAGGATCAACAAggttttcttcatcttctctaTTCCTAGAAAACCCTTCCCACAAGGCTTAAACGATCCTATGGAAGGAGTACCCAGCTGAGAGCCAGACTCGGCTGCTGGCGATGGCGGCACGGCCAGAGAATAACTAACGAAGAGCCTCCGCtgtcctctgcttcttctcaGGCATCCAGACCGCTGCCCCACAAAATAGGAACAAAAAGGGCAGCTCATGATCAGATTTTGAAGGAAATTTTGGTTAAGTTGGTTGGTTAATTCTTTCCTGCTTTTCTGTAAGCTTGATAAaattaaatggtattaaatatatattgggagatttgtttatttgtgaGGTAATTCCTTATGAGAACATCATGTGTTTCAacatcagaaattcagaactACTGTGCActgtgatgatttttttttcagatgaaTCCAAGTGTGTGATCCGGAAGGTTTAATTGCATTGCACCTGTCGTTTGTCGTTTTAACACTTCAACCTAAACGTCTGCATCGATCCTTGACCTGGTAAGTGTATCACTGTATGTATCCTAGCATGCATTTGCTGCAGAAAATGCACAAGATACTACATCGAAAGAACCCTTAATTTTGTTCAGCTATTATATAATTAAGCCCTGATGCTATGGAATTCACATTCTTGAAACAGGTAGCAGGAAGTTTTTTGTTCTTATATTTACTAATCTAGAAGAAAGCTTACCCTCTAGCTTATCAAAGCATAACATCTACAATAGTTTTCCTGCCCTTACAATTTTGAAATACAGGGGAACCAGTCCTGAATGGATTCTGGTGTTTTCAGTAGAGACGATTGCATGCAGCCTACGTATATACTTGATCTATGAAATTTAGGAGTTAGAAAAGATCCATGTACAGATAGGTAATGGCTTCTATTCTTCTTCTCATTTCTACATTCCTCCCTTTTTATATTACTCGTTAGCTAAACTAAAGAAGTATAGATGAATTATGTTATGCTTTTCAATATAGATATTTGTGCAGGAAAAGTTGGATTGAGTGGGTGCAAGAGATGGCtgccaaataaaaaaaatcacatgtcTTAGTTACAAATCTTTTTAGCTGTCTATGTTTTCGTTCTAACAACTGATAACCTCAGACTTAATCCATTTTGCATGGATTGAGTTTGTTTCGTACATATCATCTCTTTTAACAACTCTCACTTTACTGTAATTACTCTGAACAACAGATAAACTGCAATTTCCTTTTACTGAAACTTATCTGAAGCTACGACTACAATTAGCTAGCGTAAGACAACGAGGTGCCGAACAGCCGAAGGGAGTACATGGAGAAGGAAAAGGTATACTCAATTGCTCACCTGCAAACTCTTTCTAATTTCAGTTCCCAATCTCTTTCTGAAGGGAAGGGAGTACATGGAGAAGGTAACATAGTTCACCTTGGCTTGAATTTGTGCTACAAGTGTGTTGTAGAGTTCATTCTGAGTCCACATAAATAATAAAGAAGATTCCATACGGAAAATGATTCATGTGAACAAAAGAACTTTATGTTGATTCTCATTGTGCATCTGTCATTGCTCAATGTATATATTCCATATGCTGGTGTGGAAGCATCTCAGTTTAGGTTTAAAAAGAGTCATATCGAGGGAGGGAAGAACTCGGTACCAGCTAATGATGTTTTGGGTAGTAATATCGAAGTGATTAGTGGTAAAACATGTATATTTTCTGTAGGGGTTATCAAAGTAGCATGAATATGCATGGATATGGGAAATGAAGTATAAAAAATCACGTACTTACATAGCTTCCAAACAGATGCTGGAAATTGTAGCTATTTTATTCTGCAATTATTGGAAGATTTCAAGTTGATTTTAAATGAAGGGTGGACTCAGCCCAAATGAATTTGGATAGTCGACAGTCCACAATTATTGAGTTTTAACCAATCAAGTTGCTCAATGTAGGGTGCACTTGATTCCTTTTAAAAACATTAACTCTATATTTTGGACAAGCTGAATCAGACATACTGGTGACTAAGGGACATTAATTGCTATTAAAAATAAACAATATTCCCTATTATCAAAGAAGTAGATGTCATTTACTACCACCCACCTGTCGTTTTAGAAATATACTGGTCACACATTTTCTTCTCTAAAGAAAGATCCAAAATATCAAATTCCTATTACTAGATTCATAATGAGTATGCTTTTATACTATATAATTACTTTTACATGAGGCAACATGTCTGCACAAAAATTGACGGTCAAGATACCATCTTCTTGAAGACTGACACACATCCTAAAAGATTTAAATTTTCAATTATAAGAACTACAATCTAGGTTAGAAAAATTGTAAGCCTCTTTTAGTCCATTTGTAGGCAGTTAATTATGATCCGACCACTACGCATTTGCAATCTCAATTGATTGAGTACTCTGAATTGTACATCCAAAACTAGGAGGTTTCATGACTACTAAGTGAACTTTTGTCAAAGCACCGAACCCGCTTGCTCAAGTGTGTTATTAAACTATTCATATATCCTCTATAATAACCACAACATACTGAAAAAATAGTCAACGATTGACTATTAATATATTCTCTTTTAAAATAGCATGTGACAAGTAAAAATATCCGATTGGCTATTAGGTGAGTAATGTTTGAATGGTATATTAGGCataatttattttcaaaatatttatggAACATCAAAAGCGTTGCCTGCACAGATGCGCAGGCCACTCTGCTAGTTACTACAAAGAACACATTTCCAGAAAGTGGCAGATACACTATCTAAAAAGATCCAAGTTCATACCTGCAAAGTAAACAAGGAGCTATACCGTGTGCTTTACTTCGTGATTCAGAGGAATAACTACATCCAGGTTTTTTGTCAGTTGCCCCCCCTTTGGATATACAAGACCTTTGTCTTCTAGATGAAGATGAAAattcatgatttttgaacaacCAGGTGGAATGCCCTCCATATGAGTTTCATCTTCTACAAGCTGCTCTATAAATTTCGTCTCCTGCAAGGATTTCGTTTTTCTCACTTCCATCAGATTACTAAACAAAATATAGTCATATTCGGGAATAAAGATATAATAGGAAGACACtgttcaaaaaaatatatataacgAAGACAATGGAATTGTCATGCTGCATTAATTTCGATTCATCAGTATTGGAACAAATCTTTCACAAGGGTGAGAATTCTTCATGATCAATCTAGACAAATATTACAAAGCCAGAGAAATGAAAGCAATGTAGGCGATCAATCTATATGCCACAAACTGTCAATGTTAGATCAATGCAAAGGTTATGCGCAGGGCCAAAGTATCTTTTAATGCCGTTAATTACATAAATAGATACACAGCTTTTAAGGTTGAAAGACCTCATGTTCCGTACAATCATATAACTGAGAAAAGGTAGGCAACACAAAATTTAGAAACAATTTTCCCTCAGATGGATGCAACATGATGAGCAGTTCAGTCAAGATCTGGTTTAGTCGCCAATCAACACGAATCCACCAGTTGTCAGAATTAGACGGATTATATTATGAGCACAATGTTTCAGTGATAACCATGAAAGGAATGGAATGAACGGGGATATAAGCAGTTTACTTGAAAGCCCTCCTTGACTGTGTCCAGCAGCCGGATGTAATTCCAGGCCTGATGAGCCCTCTTCCTGGTATCCCAAAGCATGGTGCTGTTGAAAGCAAACCCTGACATACTCACATGGAACCTCCGCAGCCTCCTGGTCTTCTCATTCGTATGCCACCCGACCACCCGGCTCCCGTTACACACGGGCCCTTGCAGTATCGTCTTACTCTTCCCCGCAGCCAGCATTGCGACAGGCCAGGTGCCGAAACTCCTGAATACCACAAAATTGTTCACCAACGAATCTCGCATTTCTAATAAAGAATCATTGTACACAACAAAAGTTACTTGAATTTCAATCATGAACCCTGACGAACGCTAAGTCGTGAGACATGATTGACACACACCTTATCTGGCGAAGATGGCGGAAGAGGTCAAGGGAGTAGACGTGGCTCTCGTCGGCGAAGTAGACGATGCCGTGGATGCGGTGGTGCTCGATATGGTCGAGCGCCGCGTTCTGCTGCAGCACGCGGTTGTGCTGCCTCGAGCGCGTGCGCTGGGGTGGTTCCTGGAGCGCGTCGGGGGAGGATAGATGGCGATACATGACCCCGCAGCCGCGGAGCAGGGCGGCCGTTTCGCGCgaggcggcgccgtcgtcgacgacgagCCAGAGCAGCGGGGATGGAGCGAGGCGGAGCGTGTGCGCGAGCCGGCCCAGGTAGTAGGCCTGGAGCGGGCGGGCGCGGGTTGGCGTCACAACCAGAAGCAGCTTCCGTTCTGTAGCcatcggcgcgggcggcggctgcggggaCGGGTCGCGGGACGGCGGCAGTGGGGACTGGTCGCCGGGCGGCGGTAGCGGCAGCGGGGAAGGGTTGCGGAAGGGCTCCATGACGGCCGTCGGAGCGGGTGGGAGAGGCAGGTGGAGGTCGAGGTGGAGGTGACGGTGCGCGAAGGGGAAGAGGCCGGCGACGAAGCCGAGGAGGAAGCAGATGAGGAAGCACGGAGCCGAGAtgggccgccgcggcgggcaCGGCGCGGCCATGTTTGTGCGCGCGCGGGTACGTTTGGTTCGTCAAGCTGCGGTAGGCGCCATGGTTCTTTTGGGGGGGAAGGAGTTGGAGGCTTGGAGGTGTGTGGACTTGGTCGCGGTGGCGTGGAGTCGAAAAGTTGACGGGGTCGGAGGTGGAAtgggccgccgcggccgatCTCTGAAAACCCTGCCCGAGCCCGGACAAAACCAGGGCTCATGCTTTAATTTCCAGCCCAAATaagccggcccggcccggtaATACGCTACAGCGTCTGCCCAGCATTaagccggcccggcccaacaACACTGCCGCTGCATATAGCGCCTGTTTGGTTTGCATATTGGACATTTGGGGGCTGTTTGGTTCATCAAACGAGCACCCCACGCCTAATCTGAAGCACCCCTGCGATTTGCCTCACGATTGTTTGGACGGTGATCTGAATAAAAAAATCCTTGCATGCTGTTCCCACCGTGGTTAGCCTGGCCAACATGGTTAGTCTAGCTCAGCCCACCGAAATCGATGGCCTTTTCGTGTGACAGAAATAGCCAGAGCAAtaaaatactccatccgttttaaaaaaattgtcgTTATTTTAGTTTCAATTTGTGCTAAAACAATGAcagaatttaggaacgaagGAATATTTAATTAGAGATCAGGAGAGAGATGTGCGGCCATACCAAGACATTGAATTGTACGGTTTgctctttatttttctatcaAGCCaaggctcaaaccaaacaaccAAGCCTCTTGCATGCCTGGCCACGCAAAAGACATTGTTTTCAGGCTATCTTCATGCTCTACATTTTGTCGGGCACGACGGCCAGGACACTAACCAAATAGCCCCTGCCTGACCGGGAGGTTCCTCGCGCTCTGCCCGAATGTTGTTTGGTTCGTGCCTAAGAAATATATTGCTAGCCTGGTCAAAGAATCTGACATATTTTTAGCTTTGCTACTTGCTTAGCCTGGCTCAGACCTCTGAATTCTAGTGCCTAGGGTCTGAGACAGCAGCTGCCTAGACACTGAGACCCTGTTTGGTTGGAGGTCTGGCTACCCTGCCTAAGAAAAAGATGTGCCTGAATGAAACCTTATATATTAGTCTT includes:
- the LOC100842146 gene encoding probable glucuronosyltransferase Os10g0205300 isoform X2; the protein is MAAPCPPRRPISAPCFLICFLLGFVAGLFPFAHRHLHLDLHLPLPPAPTAVMEPFRNPSPLPLPPPGDQSPLPPSRDPSPQPPPAPMATERKLLLVVTPTRARPLQAYYLGRLAHTLRLAPSPLLWLVVDDGAASRETAALLRGCGVMYRHLSSPDALQEPPQRTRSRQHNRVLQQNAALDHIEHHRIHGIVYFADESHVYSLDLFRHLRQIRSFGTWPVAMLAAGKSKTILQGPVCNGSRVVGWHTNEKTRRLRRFHVSMSGFAFNSTMLWDTRKRAHQAWNYIRLLDTVKEGFQETKFIEQLVEDETHMEGIPPGCSKIMNFHLHLEDKGLVYPKGGQLTKNLDVVIPLNHEVKHTVTFSYGQKEEDISTSLS
- the LOC100842146 gene encoding probable glucuronosyltransferase Os10g0205300 isoform X1, producing MAAPCPPRRPISAPCFLICFLLGFVAGLFPFAHRHLHLDLHLPLPPAPTAVMEPFRNPSPLPLPPPGDQSPLPPSRDPSPQPPPAPMATERKLLLVVTPTRARPLQAYYLGRLAHTLRLAPSPLLWLVVDDGAASRETAALLRGCGVMYRHLSSPDALQEPPQRTRSRQHNRVLQQNAALDHIEHHRIHGIVYFADESHVYSLDLFRHLRQIRSFGTWPVAMLAAGKSKTILQGPVCNGSRVVGWHTNEKTRRLRRFHVSMSGFAFNSTMLWDTRKRAHQAWNYIRLLDTVKEGFQETKFIEQLVEDETHMEGIPPGCSKIMNFHLHLEDKGLVYPKGGQLTKNLDVVIPLNHEVKHTRSGCLRRSRGQRRLFVSYSLAVPPSPAAESGSQLGTPSIGSFKPCGKGFLGIEKMKKTLLIL
- the LOC100842146 gene encoding probable glucuronosyltransferase Os10g0205300 isoform X3, with amino-acid sequence MAAPCPPRRPISAPCFLICFLLGFVAGLFPFAHRHLHLDLHLPLPPAPTAVMEPFRNPSPLPLPPPGDQSPLPPSRDPSPQPPPAPMATERKLLLVVTPTRARPLQAYYLGRLAHTLRLAPSPLLWLVVDDGAASRETAALLRGCGVMYRHLSSPDALQEPPQRTRSRQHNRVLQQNAALDHIEHHRIHGIVYFADESHVYSLDLFRHLRQIRSFGTWPVAMLAAGKSKTILQGPVCNGSRVVGWHTNEKTRRLRRFHVSMSGFAFNSTMLWDTRKRAHQAWNYIRLLDTVKEGFQETKFIEQLVEDETHMEGIPPGCSKIMNFHLHLEDKGLVYPKGGQLTKNLDVVIPLNHEVKHTHKFKPR
- the LOC100842146 gene encoding probable glucuronosyltransferase Os10g0205300 isoform X4, whose translation is MAAPCPPRRPISAPCFLICFLLGFVAGLFPFAHRHLHLDLHLPLPPAPTAVMEPFRNPSPLPLPPPGDQSPLPPSRDPSPQPPPAPMATERKLLLVVTPTRARPLQAYYLGRLAHTLRLAPSPLLWLVVDDGAASRETAALLRGCGVMYRHLSSPDALQEPPQRTRSRQHNRVLQQNAALDHIEHHRIHGIVYFADESHVYSLDLFRHLRQIRSFGTWPVAMLAAGKSKTILQGPVCNGSRVVGWHTNEKTRRLRRFHVSMSGFAFNSTMLWDTRKRAHQAWNYIRLLDTVKEGFQETKFIEQLVEDETHMEGIPPGCSKIMNFHLHLEDKGLVYPKGGQLTKNLDVVIPLNHEVKHTV